Sequence from the Penicillium oxalicum strain HP7-1 chromosome IV, whole genome shotgun sequence genome:
AAGTTCCAGAAGTTTGGCCTTTCACCATCTCGCGGTGTTCTGTTCTACGGTCCTCCTGGTACTGGTAAGACGCTGCTGGCCAAGGCTGTTGCCAACGAGTGCGCCGCCAACTTCATCTCCGTGAAGGGTCCCGAACTTCTGAGCATGTGGTTCGGTGAGTCTGAGAGCAACATTCGTGACATCTTCGACAAGGCGCGTGCTGCTGCTCCTTGTGTTGTCTTCCTCGATGAGTTGGACTCGATTGCCAAGTCTCGTGGTGCTTCCAACGGCGACGCTGGTGGTGCCTCCGACCGTGTTGTCAATCAGCTTTTGACTGGTAAGTATCACAATCTCGTCTGTCCAGATTAGTGGGAAATTCTCCCCCGAGCCTTTACTGACCCTTCTGTCACAGAGATGGACGGTATGACCTCCAAGAAGAACGTGTTCGTCATCGGTGCCACCAACCGTCCCGAGCAGCTTGACGCTGCTTTGGTCCGCCCCGGTCGTCTCGACACTCTCGTCTACGTGCCCCTGCCCGACCAGGCCTCTCGTGAGTCTATCTTGAAGGCCCAGCTGCGCAAGACTCCCGTTGCTCCCGACGTCGACATGGCCTTCATTGCCAGCAAGACTCACGGATTCTCCGGTGCCGATCTTGGCTTCGTGACTCAGCGTGCTGTCAAGCTCGCCATTAAGGAGGCCATCTCTCTCGACATCGAGCGTACCCGCGCCCGTGAGGCTGCCGGTGAGGATGTCACCATGGGCGAGGGTGAagttgaggaggaggacccCGTCCCCGAGTTGACGCGCGCCCACTTCGAAGAGGCCATGAAGACTGCCCGTCGCTCTGTCAGTGACGTTGAGATTCGCCGGTACGAGGCCTTTGCTCAGAGTCTGAAGAACTCTGGTGGCAGCAGCTTCTTCCGCTTCCCGTCTGCTGGTGAGGTGCAGAATAACGACACCTTTGGCGAAGCCGGTAACGATGACAGCCTCTACGACTAAACGGGTTTTTGACATTCTTGGGGACCCAGTTCACGACATCCAtattccattttctcctccACTTAAGCTGTGCTATGCAGAAATCTAGCATTTCCCATTTTCCCTTTGCTGCCTTCTGTAATCTCGTAAATAGATCATCTGTGATTGTGGGTCTCTGGGAAGAAGAGCATTACTCTCGTCATCCAGGCCTTTTGCCTTGTCTGTTCCAGTCGCGCAGCTGCCTTCGAAGCGGCTCCGCATACAGTGCGCGCGGTCAACCCTACATGCAGGAGAATCTACAATCAATAACAAGCTTCACAAAGGCATCCAAATGTGTAGTCTGTAGAATCGATCTACTCCTGACTGGAGCGGTTACCTCCAACCCTCGCTCCACCAGTTATGGAGACCAGTGGTCGATGATCTGGTAATGGCCCCCGCCCCCTTGCTCTTGTCCAAGCCCAGAAAGGAGACTTTCCAAGTAGGATCTGTCCCTTCTCCGTTCAATCAGATCAGAATATACGTTTTGTTTTCGGAAAGCCCAATGAATATAGTCACCAAATCTATTATAAATCTCACGTATTCTCATAAACTCTAGGTCATTGACAGAAAGGAAACGCTGCTAGTACAATGGCAGAAAAGCGATGATGACCCGACACGCCAGAAATGTGCAACCAGGAGAGGCAGCAGTCCCTGAAGGACCGCACCATCCCTCCAAAAACTTTCAAGATGGGGGGGATTCGCcaaaaggaggagagaccAGTTGAGCGGGATCTAGACTCTTAGAACTTGGGAGTGAACCGACTCATGGCACGAATGCGTGCACCatagaagaagaatagaatcGGAATGGGAATCATAGCAATGGTGATGAAGCCCAGGACACTCGATGCCCAGTCGACGCCGAGATTGGTGTACATTTGAGTTgcgaagagggggaaggcaCCCCCGAGCGCGGATCGAATGAGGGTATTCGCTGCGATGGCCGAGTTGGCGAACATCATGTAGACGTCGATGATGTAGTTGAGACCCTgcatgaagatgacgaggatgcccATTCCGATGGGAATACCGGCGATGACTTGCGGAGCCCAGTGGATGTTGGGGTCGGATGTCCATCCGAACCAAAGAGCCGATGGGCCGATGCAACAAGACGGAGGCGACCATCATGGGGACCAGACGTTCCTCGGGCACGACCTTGCCGTGCTTGGCGAGTTTACGGGCGAATCGGGTTTTGGTGGTGTAGATGATGAGGGCGGCACCGAAGAGAACACCGATCATGATGCCGATGAAGGGGAGCGCGGCGACGCCGAGACTGGTCCAGCCGCGGACGAggttgaaggagatggggTAGGCTTCGAAGAAGAGGTAGAGGATGCCGTAGACCAGGGCGAGGTAGATGGTCATGCAGATGAGGATGGGTTCCATGACGAGCATCTGGAGAGGACGGAGGAGGTATTTCTGACCGATCTCGGCGAGACTGGGTTCGTGTTCGTCCAGGAAGGAGTGGAGAGCCCAATTTTTGGTCTCGCGGCGCAGGCGAGCTGCTCGTTGCTGCAGAAGTTTGGGCGCGTAGGTCTCTGGGACGATGAAGAGCGCGAGGAGAccgaagaaggaggaggtgaTCAGGGTGATCCAGGCGGTCCAACGCCAGCCGAGATACGAGTCGGTCAAGAAGCCGCCGATGATGGGACCAAGGACAGGACCCAGGAAGGTGGCCGAGCTGAACATGGCAATGGCAACGGCTCGATCGATGGGATTCCAGAGGTCGGCCATTGCACCGCCGACGACCGCGAGCGGCGAGCAACCAAAGACACCGACGAGGAACCGACAAACCATGATCGTCTGGATGTTCTGGGCCACGGCCACGGGGATCTGGAAGATCGCAAAGACTGCATATCCGGAGAACAGAGGCAGGCGGCGTCCGTAGAGCTCACTCAAAGGAGCCCAGAAGAGAGGACCCAAAGCAAATCCGAAGACGGTCAAACTCGTTCCCAGGGTCATCACCTCGGTCGAGACCCCAAACTCCTTCGCGGTCACCATGGTAGCGGTTGAGAAGACACTGCTGGCAAATGTAATCCACATGGTCATCGTGGACATGGTCACGGTGATCAACCATTTGCGACGCCGAGAGAAGTTCTGCGGATTTCCAGGGTCATCTGGCCCATCCCATTCCACCAGGTTGGGGTCTTTGTCGGCAGGCTTTTCGGAAGACGAGAGTGGTTCTTGTGCACTTTCCACGTCGGTCTCTTTatcatgatcatctcctTCGAGAGATGGGTGAGACGTCTCCTTCATGTCGGCAGTCTCGTCAGGCTGGTCCGTTGACTCGCGGCGCTCCATGCTGAGACGGGGAGTCGTGGTTGTGGAGTCGAATGGTTGACGAGCAGGCATCGTTGCGATGCACTAGGGCTATGCTTGTTTCTGCAGCCAAGGTCCACGTAGGATATTGTGCGTATCAGCTGCGAAGCAGGAATAGTACAATTGGGGATTGATAGACGAGCAGTCTTGTCTGCACGGAAGACTATCCAACGGGTGGGTTGTACTACgaaggagggaggaggaaagtGATGTAATACTTTCTACAGGAAATAGGAGACCCATCTGGGCAAGGCATTGATTCTTAAATGACAGGCTACGACGAGCAAAGTCATCGAGATCCGTGGGTCTGGTGAGAAATTCCCAATGTGGATCAGATCAATTTGCTTAACTCCTTTGCCGATGTTCAGACTCCGCCGAAACCAGGTCCGACGGAGATACAGCAATTCTGAGAAAAGGTCCGAGCCTCCGGGGAAGATTTTAGTCAGAAAGTGGGCATCGATAGGTCGGAAGGCGTATAGGCCTTGCGAATCTGGAACAAGCTAAAAGCGCTAGTCGGCAACTGAGCAGGGGGAGGCACTTTTTGGCATCTGATCTCGCACCGACGTGTATGGCATGGCGAAGTGATGCGCGAGTAGTTCCTCCCAGGACCGAGTACGGAAGTTGCTTTGAAATCTCACTTTTCAGGTTATGTCCGTGGACATGTTATTCGATCATGATCAAGGGACCCATGTCCGATTCGCATATGGGGTAAGTCCGAAGGCGCGATCTTACCAGCATGATGTACCAAAGTCCGAAAATGCAAAGCGGCTCTGATCTGGCGAATTCATGGGCGCCTCTTTTTTGCCATGTGCCGGTTTCCCGAACCACAGGCAGAGTCTGCCAATCAGGTCTCTAAGTGATCTTCCATGTGCACCAAATTTAATGAGCTTAACTGGACGGGACCAGAAAATGTGGAACCACAGAGCCTGGTTTGGGTACATGGTGGCGACATCATCACTACTGCATCAGTGCAGTAGCTAGAGATTATTACTGGTATCACTACACTGACCATACTCCTAATGAAATGCAGATCAACGATTAGTGCAGTCTCTATGCAGCAGTCATCAGTAATGAAGGCTTTCACTTGTCTCCAGTGCACTGACAACGACACTGTCAATTCTCTGATCACCGTGGAATTCCCTGTCAGGGTGGCAGGCAGGACTCGCTCTCAAGTTCAGGAGATACCAGGAGACCTCCTGTTGACAATCAAACGAAATCAATCGTAGCGAACCACCGATTCCGTCGGGGCTCGGCCTTGGCGCGGCTCCGACAAACCAAGTGGGGGCTCCGTCGGCAGATGCCGTCTGCTCAACTTCCCGATGGCACTTGATCGGTACCGACAGCCTGCGCCCATGATCGGCCATGGGTCAGCAGTCAGAGCAGTCATCTCTCCTATCTGCTGGACAGTTTCAAGTTAACAACAAAGTTCTTTGTGATTTACTTGAGCTGTGGATATAATAGGATTGAATGAGTAGCTCAACAAAGGATCTGCAGTGCTCATTTTGCTACAGATACTGCTAGATACGAGAGTCTTTGCCTTAGATAGCGACCCGAGGCTAACTACCTTAAGGTGATGAGGGATCCAAGGATAAGTGTATTAGTAGTATATTGACGGTCTTTTTTTGTTGGACAGAGCTTTGTTCGAATTAGATCCATTATCAACGTCTGGTGGTCTATTCACCCGTGGTCAAAGGATATCCTGTCAATGTCACCCTAAAGTAAGACAAGAATTCATGGGCACTGAGTGATTACCAGAGTAATAAGGGGTTTTATCAACTGACACTTCTTTCAGGTACTATCAAAGCTCGGCAGCTCTTGGTGAACCCGTACCTGCGATAGATCCGTTTTGGTCTGAGCCACAGCTCCGTAAGACAGGTAAGACAGAAGACTACTAGTCTCTCCTCATTCCCGCAAAGCTTACACGCTTAATGTTGCATAGACCCGTGCTTCCGAGATCCCTGATGTAATTCACCATAGCTTCAGAGCCCAGTGAAGATCTATGCTGGTCTTTTCATCTATGTGATAGGGTCAGGAGATAGATTGACCCTGCGCAAACTAGGTATACAAAGTGCGATTCAATGCCTACTACTACATCAAGTCACCTGATTTGTCAAAAATAGAGCAACAGTGATCGCTGCGAGGGAAGATATCCTTCATTCCACCTAAGTGATGAGTACCTACTCATCGCCTCATGTATAGGCGTCTTGGTATCTCTTCTCCTTTAACGTAATTGAGACTTGGAACAAGTGAAGCGCCTACTGGTCAATATTCGCCTCACTGTAGCTTTGACGTCATCCCTGTTGCATACCTGAGGCAGGTCTGATGATCATGACTAATTGACCATGTAAACCTAAGAGCACGAATATGGAGGAACTTCCAAAGACTCACAATATTCATACCCATCACTACTGGTACATCAATCACACCCGTATAGCAGCTCATCAAGTACCTGATGCCCATCTAAAGCGATGGCCCCACGTGCATCTCCACCGCACGTGCATCGTGAAAGGAGACGATCAGATTCTAGGCCTCAAGAGTGATAGGTCAAGTCAGATAGCGTGTGTCAAAAGACCTGACTTTTGTTTCACAATTATTATGATCATTACATTTGGTAGAGGAACCATCGATTATTCTCTCGCGTTTTGTTCTCCAGACTTGATCAGAGATCACTGGAGATATATGTGACTTCGAGGGAGGCAAGAGCCACAGATTTACATTCCACGTAGGAAAGACCAGCTTTGAAACTATTCATAAATAATGAAATCCTCCAAATCTGTATCATCAAGGCCTCTCAAAATTTATGCATGGAAAGACTTATCTTTTCCGTATTGACTAAAGGGTATATGGTGAAGTCGAACAACATGCGAATCCACTGCAGTGCCATCATCAAAAGGCACCGTGCGACGCGTCGGGCTGGGCGGTCAACCTCCTCCCACTCGCTCCCCGTCCTTTTTGCTCCGCGTCAACTCTGCCACTTCCCTCGGCCCATGTGAGCGTGATTTGCCGTCATCATGCCTTCGCGCACACGCCAAGGTCCAACTGATGAGGTAGATGACGAGACAGGCCTTCGTAGCCTGTCCTTCAATCAACCACTCTCATGGCGCGCGGGTCGCTCCGCGATTCCAATCGCAGATCTGCTGGAACGTCTACAGTCCCTCGCCCAGGAACTTCGCAAGCTTGAACAGGAAGAAATCGACAAGGACTCTTTGACCAAGGTCTCCCGGGAGCTTGCCGACAGCCATCTTCTCGCCCACAAAGATCGCGGTGTCAGGGCATGGGCAACCTGTTGCATCGTTGATGTGTTGCGACTTTGCGCGCCGGATGCACCTTTTACAAGAAATCAGCTCAAGGTGCGCGTCATTCGCCGGAGAAAGTCGAGTCAAAGATGCCCAAGGGCTTTGGTTCTCGTGCATGGAGCTTTAGAGCGATTGCTGACGTGAAATTGCTCAATAGGACATCTTTACCTGTGTGGTTTCTTCCATCATCCCCGCACTGGCCGATCCATCAAATGCCTACAATGCGCAACATATTTACGTCCTCGGATCGCTAGCCGAGGTGAAGAGCGTTGTGCTCATGACAGATCTCGATCATCCCGACTCGCTGATTgttcctctcttcaccacctgTTTCGACATTGTCTCTGGGTCCTCCAAGGCCTCCACGGGCGAGGAGGTCGCCAAGGGCGTAGAGTTCGATATGACACGGCTTCTTGTGACAGTCATTGACGAAACTCCCGTCTTGGCTGCAGAGGTAGTGGACACCATCGTGGCTCAATTTTTGCGTGTTGACCCTCGTGTCCTGGACAACTCGAAGAAGGGCAAGCGGGTCGAGACCCCTTTCGATGCCAAGCAGGATACCCTCTTGCTGAAGGACTATCCACCCGCATACAATATGGCCAAAGCAATCTGCCAGGCATGTCCCGAGCGAATGACAAGCCACATCAGCCAGTATTTCAACAATGTCATTATCGACGCATCCGTCCCGGCAAACCACACGAACGGGGCCAAAAATGGTTCCCGCAAGCCGAACCTCGACGATTCAGATGACGAGGCCGAAGATATCAAGGAATTGAGCAAGGCGCATCGTCTGATTCGGGAATTGTGGCGGGCGTGTCCGGAGGTCTTGCAGAACGTAATTCCCCAGGTAGAGGCTGAGCTGTCCGCGGAATCCGTTGCATTGCGATTGCTTGCAACCCAAACGATTGGCGATCTTGCTGCAGGCATCGGAGTCGCAGGACCGCCACCACCCCCTGCGATGGATCCCGCTGCCTATCCGCCTGTGACTTTGCAGGAATTGTCACAGATGGTGACTCAGACCAACGTCCTCCTCACGCCGGTTTCTCCCAAACCATTTGCGCAGGTGCATGGCTCGGCGTATGGGGCTTTCCTGAGTCGAAGACTGGACAAGAACCCCTCGGTGCGCGCTGCATGGGCAACTGTAGTCGGTCGGATCCTGTTGACTTCGGCAGGTGGATCTGGCCTCAGTGAACAAGAGGAGCAATCACTGGTTAACAATCTCACCAGTATGCTCCGTGATGCAGATGAGAAGGTTCGTATCGCCGCCGTGGATACCGTCGGTCACTTTGGCCTTTCCGATGTCGTTCACAAACTCGGGACGAAAGGCGGCTGTTCGTCGGAGGGCTCTGTTCTTGCAATCCTTGCAGAACGAGTCAAAGATCGCAAGCCTCAGGTCCGTGAGCGCGCAATGAAGATTCTCGCTCGAATGTGGGCAGTGGCTGCTGGTGAGATCGAACAAAACACCGAACCTGCTGTTTCACTTTTGAAGGATGTGCCAACGAGGATCTTTGATGCTTTCTACACCAATGATCTAGAGATTCACATCTTGATTGATCGAGTCCTTTTCGAAATTCTTCTCCCCCTCAACTATCCCCCGGTCAAGTCAAAGCTTTCTCGGTCCGCCTCAAACCAGTCGCAGAAGCAGAAAGACAATCAAGTCGCCGACTCAGAGCAAGAGACTGACGTTGATAAAATCCGCGTACGTCGAATTTTGACCTTGCTCCGTGGCCTGGATGATAAGGCGCGCAGGGTTTTCTTCGTTATGATTGCCCGGCAACTGTCCATGAGATCGGCAGTGACCCTGTACCTGGAAGCCTGTGAAAAATACAATGTAAGTGCCAATCGTGGCCGTGTGGCTTCCCTGACGGGTGGTTGACTCTGCTTTTTACTGACTTGGGCTCCTTCAAGGGTGGTGTCGTTGACAAGAATGAAAGTCAAGCGAAAGCTCAGCTAGCACGGGTCATCGACTCTTTGTCCAAAACCTTCCCAGACGCTTCGCGTGCCTCTGCCGATCTCTGGAAGTTCGCAAAGGTCCACGATCGCCGTAGTTACCAGCTTGTGCGCTTTGCTATGGCAGTTGTGAGCGATCATCGCACCGTCATCAAGGCAATCCGGGAGTTCCAAAGACGTGCGCAAAGCGCAAACAATTCGCC
This genomic interval carries:
- a CDS encoding Citrinin biosynthesis cluster MFS transporter mrr1, with the protein product MPARQPFDSTTTTPRLSMERRESTDQPDETADMKETSHPSLEGDDHDKETDVESAQEPLSSSEKPADKDPNLVEWDGPDDPGNPQNFSRRRKWLITVTMSTMTMWITFASSVFSTATMVTAKEFGVSTEVMTLGTSLTVFGFALGPLFWAPLSELYGRRLPLFSGYAVFAIFQIPVAVAQNIQTIMVCRFLVGVFGCSPLAVVGGAMADLWNPIDRAVAIAMFSSATFLGPVLGPIIGGFLTDSYLGWRWTAWITLITSSFFGLLALFIVPETYAPKLLQQRAARLRRETKNWALHSFLDEHEPSLAEIGQKYLLRPLQMLVMEPILICMTIYLALVYGILYLFFEAYPISFNLVRGWTSLGVAALPFIGIMIGVLFGAALIIYTTKTRFARKLAKHGKVVPEERLVPMMVASVLLHRPIGSLGLNYIIDVYMMFANSAIAANTLIRSALGGAFPLFATQMYTNLGVDWASSVLGFITIAMIPIPILFFFYGARIRAMSRFTPKF